The following coding sequences are from one Sander lucioperca isolate FBNREF2018 chromosome 2, SLUC_FBN_1.2, whole genome shotgun sequence window:
- the LOC116054137 gene encoding G-protein coupled receptor 183-like, with the protein MLLSNITAPGGVQLSVNFHSPVDYLIFIFQLLFATTAVLVAGPVVITILATRALRLQNRFIFMLNTSICDTLVGFSVYYLGLFDVQEGYPSRNGTYNMLPSLLGVNIMTFLYAQFDRYFAVCHPFIYSRYITRRVVISANVYCWLQVYTQSIITNFVPLSKAIQVYVFGIVSLQVIVFTKVVMTIKLYVIARYQLSRDPPSADKDSKKESLRIIIFVVISFLVLWCPSFINIIIRFVVGGGLTFRNEATNLFAIMARFNAVCTPSVYIWGSPALKEAMVRTVWGRLCPRCKKR; encoded by the coding sequence ATGCTCCTCTCTAACATCACAGCACCTGGAGGAGTACAACTCTCGGTGAACTTCCACAGTCCTGTGGATtatctcatttttatttttcaacttttatTCGCTACAACTGCTGTTCTGGTGGCCGGACCTGTAGTCATTACCATATTGGCCACCAGAGCTCTCCGCCTCCAAAACAGGTTTATTTTCATGCTGAACACTAGCATTTGTGATACGTTGGTTGGGTTTTCAGTGTATTATCTCGGTCTGTTTGATGTTCAAGAAGGATATCCTTCGAGAAATGGAACGTATAATATGTTACCTTCTCTTCTTGGGGTAaacattatgacatttttatatgCCCAGTTTGACCGGTATTTTGCCGTTTGTCATCCATTCATCTATAGTCGCTATATAACCCGGCGGGTGGTTATATCTGCAAATGTCTATTGTTGGCTTCAAGTCTATACTCAGTCGATCATTACAAATTTCGTGCCACTTTCCAAAGCAATACAGGTGTATGTTTTCGGTATTGTCAGCTTACAAGTCATAGTGTTCACTAAAGTGGTCATGACTATTAAACTGTATGTTATTGCAAGGTACCAGCTTAGCAGAGACCCTCCCAGTGCTGACAAAGACAGCAAGAAGGAGTCATTGAGAATCATTATTTTTGTTGTCATAAGCTTCTTGGTGTTGTGGTGTCCCTCTTTTATTAATATTATCATCAGATTTGTGGTAGGAGGAGGACTGACGTTTAGGAACGAGGCCACCAATCTTTTCGCCATCATGGCTCGTTTTAACGCTGTGTGCACACCGTCTGTGTATATCTGGGGGAGTCCGGCTCTGAAGGAAGCCATGGTGAGGACAGTGTGGGGCAGACTGTGCCCAAGATGCAAGAAGAGGTAA